In Scomber japonicus isolate fScoJap1 chromosome 11, fScoJap1.pri, whole genome shotgun sequence, the genomic stretch tgactttgttgtgatttagcgctatacaaataaagattgataaattgatagattgattgttATTTGCTTGCTGGGATGCGGATGAGCAAAATCAACAGTTGCCAGCAGTTTGCCAGAGAGTGAATTAAGGTCTTGACCTAGTGCAATAAAGTACATTGCGTTTGACCAGAGGACATTCTTCAGGGCCTTCTCCCTGTTGATCCCACCCTAAACACAACCTATCAATGAGCAGAGTGAAGGTCCACTCTAGGATTTTAGTGATGCATTTTGATTTTCTTGAATAGTTTACCAACTTATCCACTTATTCTGACCACAGCCAATGaactacacattttaaaatcccCTAAGAGACTCTTTTAAATTATGTAGACCTTTAGGGTCTCATTTGACTTATCAAAGTTACATAAAAGTCAAGATGTaccgtaccgtcctcttccgcttatccggggtcggggtcgcgggggcagcagcctaagcagggaagcccagacttccctctccccagccactttgtccagctcttcccgggggatcccgaggcgttcccaggccacccgagagacatagtctctccagcgtgtccgggtcttcctcggggtctcctaccggtgggacgtgccctgaacacctcaccagggaggcgtccgggaggcatcctgattagatgcctgAGCCATCTCATgtggctcctctcgatgcggaggagcagcgggtctccgagctccctccagataactgagcttctcaccctatctctaagggagagcctagccaccctacggaggaagctcattgcggccgcttgtacccgcaatcttgttctttcggtcactacccaaagctcatgaccataggtgagggtaggaacgaagatcgactggtaaatcgagagctacGCCTTTTGGCTCAGCACTCTCTTCACCATGACGGATCTGTGCAGGCTCTTTAATATCGCATGTGATCTCATAAACGTATAAATGACGTTAAATGCTTGAGAGCTGTATCAGAGTCcgatgttttatttaaaaagaatgCAGGACTGATGTAGGACAGTCAGcaatttttaattaaaacaaataaaacaaagttacagaaataaaaatgaggaGAGAAACATACATTATCTCAACCTGACAATTTTGCTATTTGTGTCATtgtcaacataaaaaaaagctCTTCAACACGTCTGAGAAAGATTGAAGGCTACTCACCTTTAACACACAGCTAACAGACTCATCCAGACTGTCCCAGAAAGCCACATATGCTATAttgagcatgctaacatgctcacagtgacaatgctaacatgctgtttgtttaccatgttcattgttttggttttagcatgttagcatgctaacagctcattagcactaaacacaaagtgcagcagaggctgatgggaatgtcatgtAGTTTTGTAGGTTTTTGGTCATACATTataattcatcctctggggaacatgaGTGTTGGTGCCAGTTTCAATGGCAAGTCAATAGACATACAGATACTTTAGTCTGGATGAAAATGGTGGAGCGACAGACCCCTCGAGCCACAGCAAGAGTGGCTAAATATGTTTGATCGAATTTATTTACTgagttaaactgtgtgtgttgtaattaATCCAACTGTATCAGATGTGTTAAAACAACTGTGGCTGGTTCAGAGAGgagccctgtgtgtgtgaagcagttTGCCTGAAGTGCTCATTTAAACTGTCTCTAAAGAAAACCTTTATTAAATTACTCACTGTTTGCATGTCCTCTGGGTTTTATGGAAAATGAGATTTTATTTTGGAAGCAGAGTGATTAAATCAGGTGTTAGAGGTTCAgtccaagcacacacacacacacagacacacacacatgcacattttcatttttcaacacaaacatgatgacaGTTTGAACAGAAATAACAAGTTGCTAACATGTCACTATAAACACTTTTAACACTGTTTCAACAGTGTATCTCTGTGTGCTTCATTCCAGTATTGCAACTCATTCCCAGTATCAACACTCGGACCAGTACTGAAACCTGACCCACAAATGAGACAGAATTTAGTATGGAGACTCTGTATTGCTGATAAAGAAGCGGAGCAGCTGATCTGTACATTATTGCAtcgtgatgacatcatcagacaggaGGAGGTTCAGTTGAACAGCTCAGAGCTGCTGCTTTAGCTATTATTACACAGCCTCAGGAGGTTAAATCAGCATCATCAACATGGATTTGAcactttgtcttttttacaTGTTACATGTTGATGAGACCGTGTAGATGCACCGTGAGACCAAATACTGCatagattcacacacacaaacacacacacacataatgtccTTAAACCGGTTTTGTTCATTTCATATTGGAAGACTGAGATGCTTCAAGTTATTCAGgaggaggcaggaaggcagACAGGGAAACACTGACCATTTTAAACCATAGAAAATTACCGCTGGCATAAAaatctttttcattatttaatgatAATTAAATCAGCCAACTGAGAGTTCTGATCTTGTCCACACAGCATTCCTTAATGTATGCCTTGTTTTCTGGCTAGAAAAAAGCCTTTTattgaatatgaaatatgtttcTGCTTTTTACGTCCCAAATGCACTGATAGCAATAACTGGCATGCCTCATAACACTTTCAGTGCTCATTTAGCCATATAAAACTATGCATGAGTCAGATGCTTTCAGTGCATTTGGGCCTTTGGTAAACATATCAGAGCAGTGGAAGTGACTGTCCTGTTGTCTCTTTGAATTATTGATGCTGCTGATAATCATTAAGACAAGCTTTAAGAAGGTGGAGAGCAACAGAATGGACAAAGGGTCTTGTCAGAGGAGCACACCTTTGCGTAAAGTTGTCTGTGGTGTTTTCTATGGTTTCTCCTGGTTCTGTGAAACCTTTTCACAACTGTCAAACAACCACCTGATTATTTTGATGATTTTAGATGGAAGTCACAAACCGCTGATATAAGCTAGCAATGATTGTAAGCATTTGAAGTCCTGCTAGTGGCCCCTAGTGGCTGTCATAATCATTACAGCTACAGTATGATACACATTCACCTCACAGAGCACTTATTTGGGAACACCAGTGCAATCTAATGTATTCCAATACAACACCATGCCACCCTCAAGCTTGTTAATGAGGTGGACACAATATTAGGAAaattttcaatataatgcactctattatcccaccaccacccactatgaccttAATAATAAACTTAAGGTAGGATTATCACCTTTcagacaatgtcaacaaaaactgaaaatgtataaacttcatataattatatttatagcagagctgcaaCTGATTgtacaggtgttcctaataaagtgcacAGTAAGTGTATATGGAGAAGATTGTGAGAATCTTAATTGGGACCACCATAAGCATTGCAGTGAGACTCCCTCGTAGCCACAGGAACTTGTTTTCAGTAAAGGGTGAAggccagtaaaaaaaaaaaaaaaagttcacatgTTTAGAATATTAGACTTGCCTGCACAGACCAATGAAAAAGTACCATATGACACTATGTCAACCAAACaatatgattaataataattttatcattattacaattattattggTATAGTTTTGTCTTTCGTCAGCAAGAAAAGTACACTGGAATAGCAGAGATTCACTGCTCATGACAACAAGTGTTGCTGTTGGTTGAAAAATTGCATTTGAACATCAATATTTTGTTAATGCTGGAGAAGCTGTCATTGTTGCCAGATGTGCAATAATTACTGTACAATGTATGATCAATAATGCCAAAAGCCTCATAATGTACGATAATTTGATGATTTTGTGACAGTCTTAGTAGTTGCAATCAGTCTAGGTTATCTTAATTTTCGACATGATAAGGCTAGTAAAACATGGATCTTACATCTGTGTTTACGCATCTTCTCACGTGACGCCTTTACAGCCAATCATGATTGTTGGGATGAGTAACATGACTCCTGAGCACGCTGTTCTCTTGCATGAGTTTACATGAGAGACAGCTTATTGCTGCATCCATGTGGAAAAATagtaaagaaataaacacaaaggTCAATAGCACACTGCTTACAAAGAACATTGGAGAAGGACCAATAAGTAACCAGCTGATGGGATAAGCAGGAGCAGGTTATTGTTTAATTTCCATGGAGATGCTGAAAAGGCAATACCTTGTTTTGTTATAGTTTACAACTATAGCCTCTAGTTTATTGTACAGCTATGcttgtgttttcagtgttcTGAAAGACTACCCCATATTCATACATCATATAACCAGgtcagaaatgttttattattttttatatgatGTGGCTAGATTTGTAGTAGGTTGTCTTGATAAATACACGTTTTATGTAACCCTTGGTAACCCACTCGTCTCCCCACTATCACATGACTGAAATCACGACTTTGTTCATGTGACTACACCTGAGCCATCTCCATTTGCTGATGAACAATCTTAGATGCAATTGAAACCTCAGAATAAACCCAGTAAGTGGACCTTGGAATTAAAATCATGTTGCCTCTCTACAGGTGATGTAGCTCTTCTAAGAGCCTAAAGCTAAAAGGTCATATGGTCTTTGACATATGAAGGCTTCCTTAAAAGCTGGCCAGTAGATATTGAGATATCTGTTAGATGAAAATCTACCAAAGAATTTTAGATAATGCAGTTGTTTGACAGTGGTGAAAAAGCTTTTGGTGAATATTTACAATGTGCACAACAATAAATGATCAGAGCACAGAATGAGCAACCAGAGAACTGATTATATTTTGTCTTGCTCATGGAAAGTCAATAAGCTTATTCAGGAAAATGTTCCTTTGCTGTTGCAGGTCTCAGAAAGTTCCAGTGATGTGTTAGAGTCTTAAAATGTTCCTCGGGCACATTGTTATTCCAGTTATAGTAAAGGTTCTTCTCAGACGCTTTAAACTCCAAAAAGTTCTGGTCAGACTTGCTGAAAACAGAGAGGGTAATGTTCACACCAGGCAAGTTAGGAGGAAGGGCctttttttcactgtaaaaCCAGGAAGTAGCCCAGTCCAGAAACTTAATGAGTCTGAAACACACTGGCAGTGCAGACGTCAGGGACGACATCAGGTACAGGCAGATGTGTGGACATCAAACAAAAGCAGgaggagttcatttagtcataCTTCAGTTCAAACCCTGGTTCCAAACATACAGCAAGCTGAGTCAGCAGGAGAACAAATAACAAACTGTCATGAAGCGACCTTTCTGTTTGTGGTTTAATCTGACTTTCATCTggatttttatcttttcataaacccaaaacagtgtgtttgtagtTTAGGCTCTCCTGGCTGTGGGGTAGTTGAAGTCATTAAAGGATAACTGCAGTCTATTCCGAATTGTGGTcatgtcctctgtaggaggatactggggtgtatgtgtgtgtgtgtgtggggggggggagacttCATTACAATGACCATACACactgtaatttatttttgaatCAATTCAAAACACACCATCCTGCTGGCAGAATTACTAACAATAGCTCCAAATGTGGATTAATCCACTGCTTAAAATAGTCCTCAACAAATGCACAATTCCCTCTGTTTGCTAAAAACTACGGTGGCCAGCTGTTTCAGGAAATGACTAAGccttgtaaaaaaacaactatatttgtgagccatttaaaaaaaaaaagatttacatttttagtaAAATGGACTTTAGTCTGAGTGACACAGACAGAGTAGAGAAGTCAGAAAGTATTGAAACATCTGATTActacattgttggttttggttgagagatttgttgacaatactTAAAAGAAGACCAGCTCATCCTTTAATTTCTCCTCCACTTTGCAGTTTGTCTGCTTGAGATGCTGTATGTTAGGACAGAGTGAAACATGAGTGCAGGGACATCTGAGGGACTGTGAAAGGAcagctgtgacatcacagtCCAGCACTGATATGACATGAAGACAGCTGTGGTAATATTTATGACGTCTGCTGAGTTCTTTTATGTCAGGCTTGTGCTGGTTAGTTCCTCCAGTAGGAGGAAGAAGAACGTGTGTTCAGAGGAGATTTGTTCAGACAGAACCAACCCCCTCCAAAAATCTGAGGACTCGACCCAACTTGACCTGATCCGGGACTGTCTTGTCCACCTTAGTCTCTATCCTCAACTGCATAACTAAAATACTGACTCATGTGTGCCTTCACCATCTTCATTTGTGAGCAGGTTCAGGCACCACTTAGATCCTGAATCCTCATTCTGGTTCTTTGTCATCTCAATGACACCAAACTATGTTAAAACCTGAATTCAGCTTCATTTTCAACAGATTTAGACTGTAGTCATCTGACACTGGCGTCATTGACGAGGTACTCTGGGGTTCTTTTTGGTAAAAaggtaaaagagagaaaatgattcTGTGAAGGTTTCACTTATTTTCCTTGAGTTGGGCGCCCTCCAGTGGCTGATTCTAGAGCACTGCAATGACAGCAGGAGACAACAAATAAGCTGCATTTCTTttggacattaaaacatttccagGACCTTATTGCTTTCTAGAAAATTTGGGGGCAGCTCTGTATTTTTTTAGGACTGGTGTGGTTCAGGTCTGTGATTTACTTAAAGCAACGCGTCCATGTCGTCACTGGTTGCTGTCTGGTTAGCTGTGAATCTTCAGACCCGAGTAGATTTCTGAcccagacaggaggaggaggaggaggttctGTCCTCTCGTGTCTCCTTTCGATGCCTCTGTCAAGTCAAGCTGAAGTCGGCAGCTCCAACaaacaggaagacagaggtTAAAGGTTGCCGGGCTTGACTCCCCGCCACCGCTGCCATCAGTAGGGAGTGAAGAGAATCGATCCTTGGCTCGCTCTGATTGGTCCGGGAGCCGGACGTAGGAAGGAAGCGGTGAAGAGAGACGAAGTGGCGGGGGGAGGGCGAGGGTGGAGAGAGATGGCAGTGGAGAGGGACGAGGAGGTGTGAGTGAGGAGGGGTGAAGAAGcgagagaggagggagtgagtgagatggaagagggagggagcgagatggaggaggtgagagaggaggatggaggagggaagggggtaggcaggaaggagggagagagggagggcttcaccaactcctgaggaggagaagaggaggtaAGATGAGatggagaagggaggagaggaaacaagtgTTAGTGTTTCAGACATGTTTCGTACTTCACTACTGTAATGCACACAAagtgaatttgaatttttgAGTGAGGCAGATGAAACATACAGTGAGATTGCTGCGCTGCTGTTTGTTATATGGGCTGTATTTGGGCTTGCTGGGTTTTCCTGCCACTCTGTCCTTGTGCCTCCTGCTGGAGATGTGCTGCAACAGAagacaacagacacacactgtcacactgacaAGCTGAGGTCAGAGATGACTGTGACTCACCTGGTGTGTTTTCAAATTGAATAAGGCGAAGAAAGAGGTGAAGACAGAGCGACACTTCCTGCTACACTGTTTCACAAACTCTGAACTGATGAGAAACTCTCAGTTTTTGGTCACAAAACAGATAGTAACAGTTCAATCAACTCTACCTCAGTCAATTCTGAGTTGAGTACATGCATGGTGAATAATAAAAAGACCAACAAATACTCCAATTCACcacagaaacacataaataaagagCAGAGCCTCTATGTCAATCCAGAAATGCAAGACATCTGTTGCTGCTGCAGATAAAATGGTTAAATGTTACTGTTAGAGATAATATCCAACAAGCTGTATGTCCCATGATTCTAATTAAAGACACAGGAGCTTAGAACCTGAGTCTGGTTTGCTTCTGTAGCAGAGTCCAATCAAAAGCAAACAACTTATGTGAAAAAGAGGTCACTGCAGTTTCACAAGCTGCAGCGTGAAAGCCTATTTTTGTGGAAtgtttgttggacgatatattgtctcagaaataataatgataaacgacattattgtcatttgaagatcattttataccactgatataatgataatatataatagtataataatacaTGGGGGGGCTGGGGGTGGGATTACTTGCTTAGCCAaagtgacatgaatagcctcttagctgctaatatgAAGTTTGGGAATACTGAGGTCAATATGTcgataattacattattgtatgaaaagtcgataattattgtgacaggcctagtgGAACGTAATTTAAAATCATCCCATCAAACAGCATGTTATCAAAGGTCAGATCAGATTTGCTGATCATATTCCATATCTTCCCTTTTACTTGTTACTGggtgtaaatatttagtaataCTCTATATATGatgtaatttgttttaattgagTGATGTGTAAATGTCTCCCTGTGTGTTTCTACCTGTTTAAGTTGGATCTCAGAGTTGACGTGGACATCACAGATCTGGCAGTGGAACGTTTTGTTCTGCAGTCCGGAGCCCTTCAgtgtggagctgctgctgccgttCTTCAGCTTGCCTCCGGGTCGAGGGTAGGCCTTGATTGGCCCGGCACCACTCCGAGCCTCTAGCATTGTCTTGTGCTTCGAACCTGCAAACAGAGAATAATGACTATACTgtatctcactctctctctctctctctgtgtgtgtgtgtgtgtgtgtgtgtgtgtgtgtgtgtgtgttttcagattgATATCATTCGTTCCAGGAAGCCACTGGTTTCTGCTCAGATCAACCTGCACAGACTTGAAATTTGTTGGAGATAGATAATTCAATGATAATCATCATCACATAGTAATGCTCTGATATCTGAAAAATGATGATCAGGAACCTTTTCAATGCATTTTTACAGTCTTCTGGGTTTTATTCATCAGTATAAAAcgtttcagctgctgacagtcagtTTTTCAATGTCAGATCATCTCTTAAACACCACCAGAGTTTTCATATCAAAACTAATATAATATCAAatttatcatatcatatttaaagAATAGCATCAGCCTGTTCATAGACCCTTTTTTCTAAACTGCTTTCTAACGCTGCTTGAAGGGATCCTGTGTGAGTGTCCACATATATAAGGGACACCAGGTGGTttattcaaatttaaaggggttaaaatgtgaataactATGAataacgtatgaataacttgcacacattctttttttgtggactcagcatcaaatttctgtgTTTAATCCagtttgagagaatatattagaggattatggcaaaaatgtctaagtggtgtaaccataaaaactttgtaccaaatcattcaacttgtttaaaaactaaactaaattctcaataaaacaccatatcaactagtttggcatgatcttacattataacttttatattaaataaagctaatggaatactattgttctaaatattacatttaatctgtggaagattgaatatttatcattcttttgtggttacaccatttgacattttcaggagcattcttggtaaaaaatggtgcaaatgtcatttcaaatgatataaaaccaacaaaaatactaaacatacatacatacgtacatttcaacaaaactgatgctgcttttaaaacattttttaacatatttttgaatttctcatctTCCCAACCCTTATTTAGCACTGACTCATAAACTACATATAAATAACTGGTCATTATAGACACCTGTACATTCTAGTCACATGTGATGAATTGAACATGTCATTAAGAAATCACAGAAgcatattaataattaataattaataattaataaatcttCTGGTTCAGGCTTTCCACCATCATGCTCCTCCTCACCTGCATTATGAGCCTCCAGCTGAGACAGAGAGTTGACAGCGACTTTACACAGAGAGCAGTACAGCAGCTTCTTcgccttctcctcctctgactcAGCTGAGAGAGGTGCATCctgggaggaaagaggaggaggagcaggggaggaggaggaggaggaagaggagggaacagGTGccggaggaggtggaggggctttggaggaagagctggaagaggaggaggaggagatgccCGGGGCAGGGAGAGCGGAGGGGGGGCTAGAGGGCGGAGGCTCACTGCCCGCTCTACTAGAGGatggggaggtggaggagaggggggaggaagaggggaggaggaagggtttGAGGGGAGAAGAGGGGTTGGTGAGGCTGGATAAGAGTTctggagggagaagaagaaaaggaagaaatgagacAAACTCCatgatataaaaaacaaaaaagtaacatTATTCAGATCGGTGTTGCTGGCGAATGAAATCAACCTGTGTGCTGATTGGTGCTGCTGTTAGCTGAGATTGGAAGGGCGGGGCCAGTAAGGCTAGTGCTCCTCCCATTGGTCTCTCCAGTGATTGACATCTTGGCCTTGGCCTTGTTCTCCTGAGACTTGAGTTTCTTGGCATGACGACTTCCTCTGTAATGAGCCTCCGCCTGAGACTGagccagacacaaacacagagacacaagtTTTAACTTTCTGTTCGGCATGTTTCTGATGTCTGGATTGATTagtgatacatttttatattacttACATTAAGAAGACATTCTCTTATTATGCAGAATGGATGGGAGGAGTGATTTGAGTATGGCATATGAGTATTGTTTTAAACCCTTAATACAATTTCCCATTGAGGGTTTATTTCATCAGTATCtcagaaaaactgaaactgGTTCTTACCATCATGTTTTACATCAAAGTAATTGCTGTCAATGATATCCACCCTTGCTCTCTTCGTGTCATCTTACTAACTTTTAGCTACTCGATTGTATTTCTTCACTAGATTTACTTTATATCaacactttatttgacttcATTTTGGGTTTGGGTTAACGGTTAAGGGTTATGGTTAAGAAATTGATTTTTATACATTGACCTCTGAGCCAAATAAAAGGCATGGACACACAGCCTTTTGATTGTTTAAACCCTTTTATCTCCATTACATGGTCAAACAGTGTATGTTTCTTGGTCCAGTCTACTATTGATGGTAAACTGGATCATCTTTCCATCTGCAGCCTTTAGGCCTCAGGGGTCTACAGTCAGCACAGAAATTGAAGTTCTTTAGAGTGGTTTTGCACTTGACCGTCTAGAATATATTAAGTGCCACAAAATAATAAGTGCTCTAAAACAAAACCAttgcacacataaaaaaaaaaattaagtaaaaGAAGAACATTTTCTAGTAGCATGCAATTTGAGATGTTATTACCTCCCATGGGAACTAATAGATGCACTCGACCGTGAGCGGTCTGCAACCTTTGTTATCAAAAGAGCCATTTTGCCCCTTCTCCCACCAAAGAAAAATAGTCTGGAGCcgcaaaacacaacacagtttataaactttaaaacttttaatcttttttaaattttctctcttacaacaacagaacaacagGGTGATATCAGCTAAATTGGGCCACTTTTTGGTTAATGGCATGGGAAACTAACAAAAGAACAATGTATGACATTTATTTGTCAAggtttgttttcaatttttttgtgtggaatTTATGTAAGAAAATATAATTGTTTAGGCCCTACAGCTATTGTAAAAATGGGCCACTAAAATTGTAAAGGAAAACAGAGTAATTTCtaataaaacaatctaataaactttaatttaaagtttattagattattttattttaaaacacatctatgtactataacaatataatattaaagttaaattacaTCAAAACAACTATTTCATAAGAAATATTCCATGTTCTTGCAAGAGAGTGTGTGATCACTTTTTGGCTTCTCTGGACAGTCTTCCTATAATAACCTCAtgctcccctcttcctctcctttaccCACTGATTGTATTTACAGATTCTTCCCTCATTTAcaccctttcttttcctttctgtttctttcttaacCTCTTCTATACTCcccgtttttttgttttgtttgacataTTGTCTGTAATCACAAGTTTAATATTACTTTCCTTAAACATCTGttacttctttattta encodes the following:
- the znf385b gene encoding zinc finger protein 385B → MKTPLSPSQFLESGQIFAFGGVCQELMDTPMPTAIGLSAQQTASPGQGGAYSLCDVCNLQLTSTAQAQLHYNGRSHLRRVRQLKAGETGQHQATAGAQSRSLPQPVGLTPTPGLSPGLSAPPSTSAGSVCGTVGSALPGLIGTSGPSVMMKPFLSFPVETTSPVGLFPNFNTMDPVQKAVINHTFGVTMVPKKKQVISCNVCQLRFNSDSQAEAHYRGSRHAKKLKSQENKAKAKMSITGETNGRSTSLTGPALPISANSSTNQHTELLSSLTNPSSPLKPFLLPSSSPLSSTSPSSSRAGSEPPPSSPPSALPAPGISSSSSSSSSSKAPPPPPAPVPSSSSSSSSPAPPPLSSQDAPLSAESEEEKAKKLLYCSLCKVAVNSLSQLEAHNAGSKHKTMLEARSGAGPIKAYPRPGGKLKNGSSSSTLKGSGLQNKTFHCQICDVHVNSEIQLKQHISSRRHKDRVAGKPSKPKYSPYNKQQRSNLTELVKPSLSPSFLPTPFPPPSSSLTSSISLPPSSISLTPSSLASSPLLTHTSSSLSTAISLHPRPPPATSSLFTASFLRPAPGPIRASQGSILFTPY